Proteins from one Candidatus Omnitrophota bacterium genomic window:
- a CDS encoding type Z 30S ribosomal protein S14, protein MAKTSLIVKASRKPKFKVRKYNRCKLCGRPRGFLRRFQLCRICFRELALRGEIPGVVKASW, encoded by the coding sequence ATGGCGAAGACATCGTTAATAGTAAAAGCGTCGCGAAAGCCGAAATTTAAAGTACGGAAATACAACCGTTGCAAACTATGCGGTCGTCCGCGGGGTTTCCTGCGGAGGTTCCAGCTTTGCAGAATATGTTTCAGGGAACTTGCGTTAAGAGGCGAGATCCCCGGCGTTGTGAAAGCCAGCTGGTAG
- the rplE gene encoding 50S ribosomal protein L5 — MTTPRLQEKYKKEIAPEMMKLFGYKNMMEVPQLSKIVINIGLGEAVQDVKLLEAAQDEIAMITGQRPVTTRAKKAIASFKIRKGSAVGCKVTLRRSRMYEFLDRMISVAIPRIRDFRGLSTDSFDRGGNYAFGLNEQLIFPEVDVDKVTKVHGMDIIICTTAKTAKEAFELLRLIGMPFTKK; from the coding sequence ATGACAACGCCAAGATTGCAGGAGAAGTACAAAAAAGAGATTGCGCCCGAAATGATGAAGCTTTTCGGGTATAAGAACATGATGGAAGTTCCGCAGTTGTCCAAGATAGTGATAAATATCGGGCTCGGCGAAGCAGTACAGGATGTTAAGCTCCTGGAAGCGGCGCAGGACGAGATAGCTATGATCACGGGACAGAGGCCTGTTACTACAAGAGCCAAGAAGGCTATAGCCAGTTTTAAGATACGTAAAGGCTCCGCAGTAGGTTGTAAGGTAACGCTGAGGCGCTCCAGAATGTATGAATTTTTAGACAGGATGATCTCGGTTGCGATACCGAGGATAAGGGACTTCCGCGGGCTTTCAACCGATTCGTTTGACAGGGGCGGCAATTACGCTTTCGGGTTGAACGAACAGTTGATATTCCCTGAGGTCGATGTAGATAAAGTGACAAAAGTTCACGGTATGGACATTATTATATGTACCACGGCAAAAACCGCTAAAGAGGCGTTCGAGTTACTGCGTCTTATCGGTATGCCGTTCACGAAGAAATAA
- the rplX gene encoding 50S ribosomal protein L24: MVNKIKKNDMVYVLRGKDKGKTGKVFRVNVNDGKAFVEGINYVKKHMRKTKQDQQGGIVQKESPIQLSNLALMCKTCNKPANTGVHILADGTKSRYCKRCKEVI, encoded by the coding sequence ATTGTGAACAAGATAAAAAAGAACGACATGGTTTATGTGTTAAGAGGCAAGGATAAGGGCAAGACGGGTAAGGTCTTTCGCGTCAATGTCAATGATGGCAAGGCTTTTGTCGAAGGTATAAACTACGTCAAGAAGCATATGAGGAAGACGAAGCAGGATCAGCAGGGCGGGATCGTCCAGAAGGAGAGCCCGATACAGCTGTCCAATTTAGCGCTTATGTGCAAGACGTGTAATAAACCGGCCAATACGGGGGTGCATATCCTGGCCGATGGTACGAAGTCGCGGTACTGTAAAAGATGCAAAGAGGTTATTTAA
- the rplN gene encoding 50S ribosomal protein L14: MIRMRSILDVADNTGARRASMIGVLGRQNRRHADIGDIITCNIKEAAPDGIVKDHEVVKGVIVRTAFSIARPDGTKLRFDRNAVVIIDDQMNPRGTRIFGPVARELRDKNFMKIISLAPEVL, from the coding sequence ATGATACGAATGCGTTCGATTTTAGATGTTGCTGATAATACAGGAGCCAGGCGCGCTTCCATGATAGGCGTGCTGGGCAGACAGAACAGGCGGCATGCCGATATAGGTGATATCATAACCTGCAACATCAAAGAAGCGGCGCCGGATGGTATCGTAAAGGATCACGAGGTTGTTAAAGGCGTCATAGTCCGCACCGCGTTCTCGATAGCCAGACCTGACGGGACAAAACTTAGGTTCGACAGGAATGCGGTTGTTATAATCGATGACCAGATGAACCCGCGGGGAACCAGGATATTCGGTCCCGTAGCCAGAGAACTGCGTGATAAGAATTTCATGAAAATAATATCCCTGGCACCGGAGGTATTGTGA
- the rpsQ gene encoding 30S ribosomal protein S17, whose translation MQSNSRANRKERMGVVVSDKMDKTITVQVDRVMRHPVYNKNVKKSTKFKAHDEKNVAKTGDIVRIQETRPISKTKRWRLVEVVKKASGEKEAEIKTVADSQVNNNQV comes from the coding sequence ATGCAAAGTAACTCCAGGGCTAACCGTAAGGAGAGGATGGGTGTTGTGGTCAGCGATAAGATGGATAAGACCATAACAGTCCAGGTAGACAGAGTAATGCGCCATCCTGTTTATAATAAGAATGTAAAGAAGTCGACCAAGTTCAAAGCGCACGACGAGAAAAATGTTGCCAAGACGGGCGATATAGTAAGGATACAGGAGACGAGGCCGATCTCTAAAACTAAGAGATGGCGGCTCGTAGAGGTGGTTAAAAAGGCGTCGGGTGAAAAAGAGGCCGAGATAAAAACGGTAGCCGATAGTCAAGTCAACAATAACCAGGTTTAA
- the rpmC gene encoding 50S ribosomal protein L29, giving the protein MLKTNELRNMTANEIKLKIEGLKKELFNLRTEARAGRIEKPHKINETRKDIARCETVIREKANAK; this is encoded by the coding sequence ATGTTAAAGACGAACGAATTAAGAAATATGACAGCTAATGAGATAAAGCTCAAGATAGAGGGCCTGAAGAAGGAGCTTTTTAATCTTCGGACCGAGGCTAGGGCGGGCAGGATCGAGAAGCCGCACAAAATAAATGAGACCAGGAAAGATATCGCAAGGTGCGAGACTGTTATAAGGGAGAAGGCAAATGCAAAGTAA
- the rplP gene encoding 50S ribosomal protein L16, which produces MGLMPKRVKFRKSQRGRRFGTSYRGAKIAFGEFGLKALENAYFSDRQIEAARVGIMRSLKGGGKVWIRVFPDKPITKKPAETRMGKGKGMPDHWVAVIKKGKILFEMDGVPFEVARDCMRIAAHKIPFRTKFITRAAH; this is translated from the coding sequence ATGGGTTTGATGCCAAAGAGGGTTAAATTCAGAAAATCGCAACGCGGAAGACGGTTCGGCACTTCATACCGCGGCGCAAAAATAGCTTTCGGTGAATTTGGTCTGAAAGCGCTCGAAAACGCGTACTTTTCGGATAGGCAGATCGAGGCGGCCCGTGTCGGTATAATGAGAAGCTTAAAAGGCGGCGGTAAAGTTTGGATAAGGGTATTCCCGGATAAGCCGATCACTAAAAAGCCGGCCGAAACCAGGATGGGTAAAGGTAAAGGCATGCCGGATCACTGGGTTGCCGTAATAAAGAAGGGGAAGATATTATTCGAGATGGACGGCGTGCCGTTTGAAGTGGCTAGGGATTGCATGAGGATAGCGGCGCACAAGATACCGTTCAGGACGAAGTTCATTACGAGGGCGGCACACTAA
- the rpsC gene encoding 30S ribosomal protein S3, whose amino-acid sequence MGQKVHPYGFRVGYIYDWKSRWFAKKNEFPKMLLEDVKIRKFIKKALATAAVSKIEVERSSDKVRVLIFSARPGIIIGRRGSEIEKLKEELHSITGREVIIDIKDIKNANVDAQLVAENIAFQLEKRIPHKRAMKKAVQSALDNGAKGVKIICSGRLGGAEIARRESYRVGSIPAQTLRADVDYGFAEAQTTYGLIGVKTWIYKGDKVLDKVKEEPVEEKK is encoded by the coding sequence ATGGGGCAAAAAGTTCATCCATACGGCTTCAGAGTCGGGTATATCTACGATTGGAAATCACGCTGGTTCGCCAAAAAGAACGAATTCCCAAAGATGTTGCTTGAGGATGTAAAGATCCGCAAGTTTATCAAGAAGGCGCTTGCCACTGCCGCGGTTTCCAAAATTGAGGTTGAGCGTTCTAGTGATAAGGTCAGAGTATTGATATTTTCGGCTCGTCCCGGTATAATCATAGGCCGTCGCGGGTCCGAGATCGAGAAGCTTAAAGAAGAGCTCCATTCTATCACCGGCAGAGAGGTGATCATAGACATTAAAGATATAAAGAACGCGAATGTCGACGCACAGCTTGTGGCGGAAAATATAGCGTTCCAGTTGGAAAAACGAATACCGCACAAGAGGGCCATGAAAAAGGCTGTTCAGAGCGCGCTGGATAATGGCGCCAAGGGTGTGAAGATAATATGTTCGGGCAGGCTCGGAGGCGCTGAAATAGCCAGACGGGAGAGTTATCGTGTAGGATCTATACCTGCGCAAACTCTGAGGGCGGATGTCGATTATGGTTTTGCAGAAGCGCAGACTACATACGGATTGATCGGTGTCAAGACATGGATATATAAAGGCGACAAGGTCCTCGATAAAGTTAAAGAGGAACCTGTGGAGGAGAAGAAGTAA
- the rplV gene encoding 50S ribosomal protein L22: protein MVTRAVLRYIRITPRKFRLIIPLVKGKRAEDAIAILTGVKKGASKYAIDLINSAISNAKRKQGVDVSQLYISNLIANGGPMLKRFRAASMGRAGMIKKRTSHITVELDLMPKADNAETAHAHKAEVKHSHGTVENKAKSKIEKVHPKSKKVKGKE from the coding sequence ATGGTTACGAGAGCAGTCTTAAGATATATAAGAATAACGCCGAGGAAGTTCCGGCTTATAATACCTCTTGTCAAAGGTAAAAGGGCGGAAGACGCCATCGCGATATTGACAGGTGTCAAAAAAGGTGCGTCGAAATATGCCATCGATCTTATAAATTCCGCTATCAGCAACGCAAAGCGGAAGCAGGGTGTCGATGTTTCACAGCTTTACATATCCAACCTTATTGCCAACGGTGGGCCGATGCTCAAGCGTTTTAGAGCGGCTTCGATGGGCAGGGCCGGTATGATAAAGAAGCGCACAAGTCACATTACCGTCGAGCTCGACCTTATGCCTAAGGCCGATAACGCGGAAACTGCTCATGCGCATAAGGCGGAAGTAAAACACTCGCATGGCACGGTAGAAAATAAAGCAAAAAGCAAAATCGAAAAAGTACATCCAAAAAGTAAAAAGGTAAAGGGTAAGGAATAA
- the rpsS gene encoding 30S ribosomal protein S19: protein MSRSTKKGPFIDEKLLMKVQKAVKAGDKKPIKTWARRSTITPEFVGLTLSVYNGRKFLPVYVTENMVGHKVGEFSPTRTFKKHGAATEISMDKT from the coding sequence ATGTCGAGGTCAACTAAAAAGGGGCCGTTTATCGACGAGAAGCTCCTTATGAAGGTGCAGAAGGCCGTAAAAGCGGGCGATAAAAAACCGATAAAGACATGGGCGCGTAGATCTACGATCACTCCGGAATTTGTCGGGCTCACGCTCTCCGTCTACAACGGAAGAAAGTTCCTGCCGGTATATGTTACGGAAAATATGGTAGGCCACAAGGTCGGCGAGTTCTCGCCCACCAGGACATTTAAGAAACACGGTGCGGCCACCGAAATATCAATGGACAAAACGTAG
- the rplB gene encoding 50S ribosomal protein L2, with amino-acid sequence MGIKKFRPTSPGLRHAAISDFEELTKSTPEKNLLMALKKSGGRNNRGRITSRHRGGGHKRMLRIIDFKRNKLDVPGKVIGIEYDPNRSARLALVEYTDGEKRYIIAPIGLSVNDTVISSATAEIKTGNTTTLLNIPAGIPIHNVEMKKGAGATICRSAGNSCLIMAKEGGYAQIKLPSGEIRMIDLACMATIGQVGNIEHETISIGKAGRSRWMGLRPYSRGVAKNPHDHPMGGGEGKASGGLPRSPWGQYAKGLKTRKAKHSDKYILKRRK; translated from the coding sequence ATGGGAATAAAAAAATTCAGGCCAACATCACCGGGTTTAAGGCACGCCGCGATATCGGACTTCGAGGAGTTGACGAAGTCGACCCCGGAGAAGAATCTCCTTATGGCGTTGAAAAAATCCGGCGGCAGGAATAATCGCGGGCGCATAACGTCGCGCCATCGCGGAGGCGGCCATAAAAGGATGTTAAGGATTATAGATTTTAAGCGCAACAAGCTCGATGTTCCGGGTAAGGTCATAGGAATAGAGTACGACCCGAACCGCTCGGCGAGATTGGCCCTTGTGGAATATACCGACGGTGAGAAGAGATATATAATCGCGCCGATAGGCTTAAGTGTGAATGATACGGTTATTTCGAGCGCAACCGCCGAAATAAAGACCGGCAATACTACCACACTTTTAAATATACCGGCCGGTATACCGATACACAATGTCGAAATGAAGAAGGGTGCCGGAGCTACGATATGCAGGTCTGCCGGCAACTCGTGCCTTATCATGGCGAAAGAAGGCGGTTACGCCCAGATAAAGCTACCCAGTGGTGAAATACGCATGATCGATCTTGCGTGTATGGCTACGATAGGGCAGGTCGGAAATATCGAGCATGAAACCATATCTATAGGTAAGGCGGGCCGGTCGAGATGGATGGGTTTGAGGCCATACTCCCGAGGTGTCGCGAAGAACCCGCACGACCACCCGATGGGTGGCGGCGAAGGTAAAGCGTCCGGCGGATTGCCACGATCACCGTGGGGGCAGTACGCAAAGGGATTAAAGACGCGCAAAGCGAAGCATTCGGATAAATACATACTCAAGAGGAGAAAATAA
- the rplW gene encoding 50S ribosomal protein L23 produces MKDPHDIVKGMIRTEKGANLMPLNKYLFWVDKHSNKIEIKKAIADIYKVKVDGVNTVMMRGKSKRVRYTIGKTPDWKKAIVTLKDGNKIDVT; encoded by the coding sequence ATGAAAGACCCTCACGATATAGTAAAAGGAATGATCAGGACGGAAAAAGGGGCCAATCTTATGCCTCTAAATAAATATCTTTTCTGGGTCGATAAACATTCCAATAAAATAGAGATAAAAAAGGCTATAGCGGACATATATAAAGTAAAAGTGGACGGCGTTAACACCGTTATGATGCGAGGCAAATCAAAACGTGTTCGTTATACGATAGGCAAGACGCCGGATTGGAAAAAAGCGATAGTTACTCTTAAAGACGGCAACAAAATAGACGTAACTTAA
- the rplD gene encoding 50S ribosomal protein L4: MKTNKENPRKAKARQIKATIEKAKTEKPKKNAADGFSIPMYDQNGKEIERLSLDKEVFDGRVNKEVLYQAVIMYNANQRQGNASTKTRGDVSGGGKKPFRQKGTGRARAGSTRSPLWRHGGTIFGPHTRDFHRELPKKVKRLAFLSSINSKLNDEKVMGISSVDITEAKTKKFKAILGALKLKGKSLFVLDNIDSKVRTASGNLQEVSVKNYRDFNTIDVLKCDNMVISKAALQKLPERLKV, encoded by the coding sequence ATGAAAACGAACAAAGAAAATCCAAGAAAAGCGAAAGCCAGGCAGATAAAGGCAACGATTGAAAAGGCGAAGACTGAAAAGCCCAAGAAAAATGCGGCTGATGGTTTTTCGATACCTATGTATGATCAGAATGGTAAAGAGATCGAACGCCTGAGTCTCGATAAAGAAGTTTTTGACGGCAGGGTCAATAAAGAGGTGCTCTATCAAGCCGTGATCATGTATAACGCGAACCAGCGCCAGGGTAATGCCTCCACTAAGACGCGCGGTGACGTATCCGGCGGCGGCAAGAAGCCGTTCCGGCAGAAGGGTACAGGCCGGGCGAGGGCAGGTTCTACGCGTTCGCCGTTATGGCGGCATGGTGGTACGATATTTGGGCCTCATACCCGGGATTTTCACCGCGAACTTCCCAAGAAGGTTAAAAGGCTGGCTTTTCTTTCAAGCATCAATTCAAAACTGAATGACGAGAAGGTTATGGGTATAAGCTCTGTGGACATAACCGAGGCTAAGACGAAAAAGTTCAAAGCCATTCTGGGTGCTCTTAAATTGAAAGGCAAAAGCCTCTTTGTCCTCGACAACATTGATAGTAAGGTAAGAACGGCTTCCGGGAACCTGCAGGAAGTCTCCGTAAAGAACTACAGGGATTTTAATACGATCGACGTTCTTAAGTGTGACAATATGGTGATATCGAAGGCGGCTTTGCAAAAATTACCGGAAAGGCTTAAGGTCTAA
- the rplC gene encoding 50S ribosomal protein L3, translating to MLGILGKKLGMTNIYNEAGKIVPVTLIEAGPCHVVQVKTKETDGYSAIQIGFGTRRDKLVNSPEKGTFKKAGVTPARFVKELRVVDATIYKPGQKIEADLFAKGDYVDVTGTSIGKGFQGGVKRWGWAGGDDGHGSMFHRAVGSIQSGARLGRVTKGHHLPGHMGVDRITIQNLEVIDVDKANNLILVRGSVPGHKNSFLIVKEARKRPKGFVKRKAVQASTKKSVKTAMKK from the coding sequence ATGCTAGGAATATTGGGTAAAAAGCTGGGAATGACGAACATATATAATGAGGCCGGGAAGATAGTGCCGGTAACGCTCATAGAGGCTGGCCCGTGCCATGTGGTACAGGTTAAGACTAAAGAGACCGATGGATACAGTGCTATACAGATAGGTTTTGGTACACGACGCGATAAGCTCGTGAATAGTCCTGAAAAGGGTACTTTTAAAAAAGCGGGCGTTACTCCTGCAAGGTTCGTGAAAGAGTTGAGAGTAGTCGACGCGACCATTTATAAGCCCGGACAGAAGATCGAAGCAGATCTTTTCGCCAAAGGCGATTATGTGGATGTAACCGGTACCTCGATAGGAAAAGGATTTCAGGGCGGTGTCAAGCGGTGGGGTTGGGCAGGTGGAGATGACGGTCACGGTTCTATGTTTCATCGTGCAGTTGGCTCTATCCAATCCGGCGCGCGTTTAGGGCGAGTAACAAAAGGACATCATCTTCCAGGCCATATGGGAGTAGACAGGATTACCATTCAGAACCTGGAAGTAATAGATGTCGATAAGGCAAACAATCTGATATTGGTCAGAGGAAGCGTTCCGGGACACAAGAATAGTTTCCTTATTGTTAAGGAAGCCAGGAAACGTCCAAAAGGTTTCGTAAAACGTAAAGCCGTGCAGGCCTCGACGAAGAAAAGCGTCAAGACTGCGATGAAGAAATAA
- the rpsJ gene encoding 30S ribosomal protein S10 has translation MAQQAPQKIRIKLIAYDHRLLDLSAQEIVETAKRTGASIAGPVPLPTKREIFTVLRSPHVDKKSREQFQIKTHKRILDIVGPTSKTIDALKKLDLPAGVYVEIK, from the coding sequence ATGGCACAGCAAGCACCTCAAAAAATACGGATTAAATTGATCGCCTACGACCACAGGCTTCTGGACCTTTCGGCCCAGGAGATAGTCGAAACGGCAAAACGCACGGGAGCCAGTATTGCCGGCCCCGTACCTCTTCCGACAAAGCGCGAGATCTTTACGGTATTGAGATCGCCGCACGTCGATAAGAAGTCGCGCGAACAGTTCCAGATAAAGACGCATAAGCGCATTTTGGATATAGTTGGACCGACGTCGAAGACGATCGATGCGCTCAAGAAGCTGGATCTGCCCGCCGGTGTTTATGTTGAGATCAAATAA
- the tuf gene encoding elongation factor Tu has product MAKENFVRSKPHVNIGTIGHIDHGKTTLTAAILATLAKKGKATVKSYADIAKGGTVRDETKTVTIAVAHVEYETEKRHYAHIDCPGHADYIKNMITGAAQMDGAILVVSAVDGPMPQTREHILLARQVNVPSIVVFLNKVDLVEDKELVDLVELEVRELLTKYNFPGDKTPVIRGSALKAMTQADNADAVKPIMDLMEACDTFIPEPKRDIDKPFLMPIEDVFSITGRGTVGTGRVERGIIKVGEEIEIVGIKPTKKSVVTGVEMFRKLLDSGQAGDNIGVLLRGIEKTDLERGQVLAKPGSITPHTKFKAEVYILSKEEGGRHTPFFNGYRPQFYFRTTDVTGVVTLPKDVEMVMPGDNVQFEVVLITPIAMEKELRFAIREGGHTVGAGVVTEVIE; this is encoded by the coding sequence ATGGCAAAGGAAAATTTTGTAAGGAGCAAGCCGCACGTCAATATAGGCACCATCGGCCACATCGACCACGGCAAGACTACTCTTACGGCGGCTATACTTGCTACTCTCGCGAAGAAGGGCAAGGCCACGGTTAAAAGCTACGCCGATATCGCCAAAGGCGGTACCGTCCGTGACGAAACCAAGACCGTAACGATAGCGGTCGCGCACGTCGAATACGAAACAGAGAAGCGCCATTACGCGCACATCGACTGCCCGGGCCACGCCGACTACATTAAGAACATGATCACAGGCGCCGCCCAGATGGACGGAGCTATCCTCGTAGTATCCGCTGTAGACGGCCCGATGCCTCAGACAAGAGAGCACATCCTCTTGGCCCGTCAGGTCAACGTTCCTTCAATAGTGGTATTTCTCAATAAAGTAGACTTAGTAGAAGACAAAGAACTCGTAGACTTAGTCGAACTCGAAGTAAGAGAGCTTCTGACCAAGTATAACTTCCCCGGGGACAAGACCCCTGTAATAAGAGGAAGCGCCCTTAAGGCTATGACCCAGGCCGATAACGCGGATGCGGTAAAGCCTATCATGGATCTTATGGAAGCGTGCGATACATTCATCCCCGAACCTAAACGCGACATCGATAAGCCGTTCCTTATGCCCATAGAAGACGTATTCTCCATCACAGGCCGCGGCACAGTAGGAACAGGCAGGGTCGAACGCGGTATCATAAAGGTAGGCGAGGAGATAGAGATAGTAGGTATAAAGCCGACCAAGAAGAGCGTTGTAACAGGCGTCGAGATGTTCAGAAAGCTCCTCGATTCAGGACAGGCCGGCGACAACATAGGCGTTCTCTTAAGGGGCATTGAAAAGACCGATCTTGAGCGCGGCCAGGTACTCGCCAAGCCCGGTTCGATCACGCCTCACACGAAGTTCAAAGCAGAAGTGTATATATTAAGTAAAGAAGAAGGCGGCCGTCATACGCCGTTCTTTAATGGATACAGACCGCAGTTCTACTTCAGAACTACCGACGTTACCGGCGTAGTTACCCTCCCGAAAGATGTTGAGATGGTAATGCCCGGCGACAACGTCCAGTTCGAAGTAGTGCTCATAACCCCGATAGCCATGGAAAAGGAACTGCGCTTCGCCATACGCGAAGGCGGCCACACAGTAGGCGCCGGGGTTGTAACCGAAGTGATAGAGTAG
- the fusA gene encoding elongation factor G, whose translation MAINERMAKLRNIGIIAHIDAGKTTTTERILFFTGKLYKIGTVDEGTAVMDWMVQEQERGITITSAATACKWKDKDINIIDTPGHVDFTVEVERSLKVLDGAVIVLCAVGGVQPQSETVWRQADKYHVPRIAFINKMDRTGANFFKVLDDMRERLAANPIPVQIPIGAEGNYQGLVDLIEMKALIYKGSEKDSGFEITEIPEELKKLASQYRHDLIEKLGEVDEVVMDRYIHEKGIYPNEIRDAVRRATIAGLIIPVLCGASAKNKGIQPLLDAITDYLPSPLDIPPVDGVNPDTNEDIVREASDTEKFCGLVFKIKTDPFVGKLAYMRVYSGQLKAGDHIMNSNKNKEERIGKILRMHANKQEIVEKALAGDIVALVGLKDTVTGDTICDEAAPIVLETMHFPEPVISMAIEPKTKADQERLGNAMHKLAEEDPTFKINYNKETGQTIISGMGELHLEIIVDRMFREFNVAANVDKPQVAYKETITRQTRAVGKFIQQSGGRGQYGHVVMDVAPAAKGSGVLFESKIIGGSIPREYIPSVKEGVMDSSRNGFLAGYPVTDIDVKLIDGSFHEVDSSDIAFQMAASIALNDALKNGGSVLLEPIMNLEVTTPENYMGEVIGDLSSRRVKIEAINDRPGLKVIKGFAPLSEMFGYATTLRSLTQGRASYTMEPSFYQEVPKNISEKVVELSGRQSIRKTR comes from the coding sequence ATGGCTATAAATGAACGAATGGCAAAACTACGGAATATCGGTATCATTGCGCATATAGACGCCGGCAAGACGACGACGACCGAGCGCATACTTTTCTTCACGGGCAAGCTTTATAAAATTGGCACCGTTGACGAAGGTACCGCCGTTATGGATTGGATGGTCCAGGAGCAGGAGCGCGGCATTACAATTACGAGTGCGGCCACGGCCTGTAAGTGGAAAGACAAAGATATAAATATTATCGATACGCCCGGCCACGTTGACTTTACGGTAGAGGTAGAGCGCTCACTAAAAGTTCTAGATGGCGCCGTTATAGTATTGTGTGCGGTCGGCGGGGTTCAACCGCAGTCGGAGACCGTGTGGCGTCAGGCAGACAAGTACCATGTTCCGCGTATCGCGTTCATAAATAAGATGGACAGAACCGGCGCAAACTTTTTCAAAGTCCTCGACGATATGCGCGAAAGATTAGCCGCTAACCCTATTCCGGTACAGATACCGATAGGAGCAGAAGGTAATTATCAGGGGTTGGTAGACCTTATTGAAATGAAGGCTCTTATATATAAAGGAAGCGAGAAGGATTCAGGTTTTGAGATTACGGAAATACCCGAGGAGCTTAAAAAGCTCGCCAGCCAGTATCGGCACGATCTCATAGAGAAACTTGGCGAGGTGGATGAGGTTGTTATGGATAGGTATATACATGAAAAGGGTATATATCCTAATGAGATCCGCGATGCCGTGAGGCGGGCCACTATTGCCGGTTTGATTATACCGGTTCTGTGCGGGGCTTCAGCGAAGAACAAAGGCATACAACCGCTTCTCGACGCCATAACGGATTATCTGCCATCCCCGCTCGATATACCTCCGGTAGACGGTGTAAATCCTGATACCAATGAGGATATTGTACGCGAAGCGTCCGATACCGAGAAGTTTTGCGGATTAGTTTTCAAGATTAAGACGGATCCGTTCGTTGGGAAGTTGGCGTATATGAGGGTTTATTCCGGTCAGCTGAAAGCCGGCGACCATATTATGAATTCAAATAAAAATAAAGAAGAGCGCATAGGCAAGATATTGCGAATGCATGCAAATAAACAGGAGATAGTGGAAAAAGCACTGGCAGGAGATATCGTGGCGCTCGTAGGATTAAAAGATACCGTTACAGGCGATACGATTTGTGATGAGGCGGCGCCTATAGTTCTTGAGACGATGCATTTCCCCGAACCGGTTATATCCATGGCCATTGAGCCCAAAACAAAAGCGGATCAGGAGCGGCTTGGTAACGCGATGCATAAACTTGCCGAAGAAGATCCGACTTTCAAAATCAATTACAACAAAGAAACCGGACAGACTATTATAAGCGGTATGGGTGAGCTCCATCTCGAGATCATCGTAGACAGGATGTTCAGGGAATTCAATGTCGCGGCGAATGTTGACAAGCCGCAGGTTGCCTACAAAGAAACGATAACGCGCCAAACCAGGGCTGTCGGTAAATTTATTCAGCAGTCGGGCGGCAGGGGTCAGTACGGTCACGTTGTAATGGATGTTGCGCCGGCGGCTAAAGGATCGGGCGTGCTTTTTGAGTCGAAGATAATAGGCGGCTCGATTCCTCGAGAATATATACCATCCGTAAAAGAGGGTGTCATGGATTCTTCCCGGAATGGTTTTCTCGCAGGATATCCTGTGACCGACATTGACGTGAAGTTGATCGACGGTTCGTTCCATGAAGTTGACTCGTCGGATATAGCGTTCCAGATGGCGGCGTCGATCGCGTTGAACGATGCGCTTAAAAACGGCGGCTCGGTATTGCTCGAACCTATAATGAATCTCGAAGTAACGACGCCGGAGAATTACATGGGCGAGGTTATCGGCGATCTTAGTTCGCGCCGAGTGAAGATCGAAGCTATAAACGACAGGCCGGGGCTCAAAGTCATAAAAGGTTTTGCGCCTTTAAGCGAAATGTTCGGTTACGCCACTACATTGAGAAGCTTGACACAAGGCCGCGCTTCGTATACTATGGAGCCTTCCTTTTATCAGGAAGTCCCGAAAAATATATCGGAAAAAGTAGTTGAGTTGAGCGGTAGGCAAAGCATCAGAAAAACCAGATAG